A genomic segment from Micromonospora echinaurantiaca encodes:
- a CDS encoding sigma factor, with the protein MIPAPRDATAAGPADPAGAAGRESATGWALAARDGDPVAQAAFVRLTQAEVWRFAAALVDPDSADDLTQETYLRAFRALPSFEGRSSARTWLLGIARRTCADHLRAVVRRRRLDERLASHAWTDRPHPDPAGHLGAADLVRRLPAERRGAFVLTQLLGLSYAEAAVVEGVPVGTIRSRVARARADLVEAVGDALAG; encoded by the coding sequence GTGATCCCCGCCCCGCGCGACGCCACCGCCGCCGGTCCGGCCGACCCGGCCGGTGCCGCCGGGCGGGAGTCGGCGACCGGCTGGGCGCTCGCCGCCCGCGACGGTGATCCGGTGGCCCAGGCCGCGTTCGTCCGGCTCACCCAGGCCGAGGTGTGGCGCTTCGCCGCCGCCCTGGTCGACCCGGACAGCGCGGACGACCTCACCCAGGAGACGTACCTGCGGGCGTTCCGGGCGCTGCCGTCGTTCGAGGGTCGCTCCAGCGCCCGCACCTGGCTGCTCGGCATCGCCCGCCGCACCTGCGCCGACCACCTGCGCGCCGTGGTACGCCGGCGGCGCCTCGACGAACGGCTGGCCAGCCACGCCTGGACCGACCGGCCGCACCCGGACCCGGCCGGCCACCTCGGCGCCGCCGATCTGGTCCGCCGGCTGCCCGCCGAGCGGCGCGGCGCGTTCGTGCTCACCCAGTTGCTCGGCCTGTCGTACGCCGAGGCCGCCGTGGTGGAAGGGGTCCCGGTGGGCACCATCCGCTCCCGGGTCGCCCGGGCCCGCGCCGACCTGGTCGAGGCGGTCGGCGACGCCCTCGCCGGGTGA
- a CDS encoding MauE/DoxX family redox-associated membrane protein produces the protein MTVTAPSIRAARWPAIRPWLGIAARLGLAAVWLLAGGSKIDDLAASGRAVHAYQLLPYDVATVVGAALPFVELALGVLLLLGLATRLAAGVSAALLVVFIAGIASAWSRGLAIDCGCFGSGGQLAPGQAPSYLPEILRDLGFLALAGFLLIWPRTPVSVDGWLTGDAPVEDEDE, from the coding sequence ATGACCGTGACCGCACCGAGCATCCGGGCCGCCCGCTGGCCCGCCATCCGGCCCTGGCTCGGCATCGCCGCGCGGCTGGGCCTGGCCGCCGTCTGGCTGCTCGCCGGCGGTTCCAAGATCGACGACCTGGCCGCCTCCGGCCGCGCCGTGCACGCCTACCAACTCCTGCCGTACGACGTGGCGACCGTGGTCGGTGCCGCGCTGCCGTTCGTGGAGCTGGCGCTGGGCGTACTGCTGCTGCTCGGGTTGGCCACCCGACTCGCCGCCGGGGTCTCCGCGGCGCTGCTGGTGGTCTTCATCGCCGGCATCGCCTCGGCCTGGAGCCGGGGCCTGGCGATCGACTGCGGCTGCTTCGGCAGCGGCGGGCAACTCGCCCCGGGCCAGGCGCCGAGCTACCTCCCGGAGATCCTCCGGGACCTGGGATTCCTGGCACTCGCCGGATTCCTGCTGATCTGGCCCCGCACGCCCGTCTCGGTCGACGGCTGGCTGACGGGCGACGCACCCGTGGAGGACGAGGATGAGTAG
- a CDS encoding zf-HC2 domain-containing protein → MTCDDVRAALSARLDGEDPRTAPAALDAHTEGCPGCRDWLARAERVTRLVRVQAVAVPDLTASVLAAVAADPQAAGRTAAAAARARRQLLRVAVAVAAVAQLAIALPILLAGLGVSVDSHTSREMASFDVALAVGFALAAWRPERARAFVPVALVLAVCLAGTSAVDIANSTTALVHEVGHLAAVVQAGLLWALGRVSGEPDRPLSAAVAAGRG, encoded by the coding sequence ATGACATGCGACGACGTACGCGCGGCGCTGTCGGCGCGGCTGGACGGCGAGGATCCGCGGACGGCGCCGGCGGCGCTGGACGCGCACACCGAGGGCTGCCCGGGCTGCCGGGACTGGCTGGCCCGGGCCGAGCGGGTGACCCGGCTGGTACGCGTGCAGGCGGTGGCCGTACCGGATCTGACCGCCTCGGTGCTGGCGGCGGTCGCCGCCGACCCGCAGGCCGCCGGGCGGACGGCGGCGGCAGCGGCGCGGGCCCGCCGGCAGCTGCTGCGGGTGGCGGTCGCGGTGGCCGCGGTCGCCCAGCTGGCCATCGCGCTGCCGATCCTGCTCGCCGGGCTCGGGGTGTCGGTGGATTCGCACACCAGCCGGGAGATGGCGTCGTTCGACGTGGCGCTCGCGGTCGGCTTCGCACTGGCCGCCTGGCGGCCCGAGCGGGCCCGCGCGTTCGTGCCGGTGGCCCTGGTGCTGGCGGTCTGCCTGGCCGGCACCAGCGCGGTGGACATCGCCAACTCCACCACGGCCCTGGTGCACGAGGTCGGCCACCTGGCCGCCGTGGTCCAGGCGGGCCTGCTCTGGGCGCTCGGCCGGGTCAGCGGCGAGCCGGACCGGCCGTTGTCGGCGGCGGTCGCGGCGGGGCGCGGATGA
- a CDS encoding YcnI family copper-binding membrane protein: MTRHRRSLTAVAALALGAVATAVFGFAAPASAHVTVNPKDAAQGGYARIAFRVPNESDTASTTKVEVVLPENAPVGSVSTMPVPGWTVTVEKRKVDPPVEVHGSQLSEVVSKLTWTAAGNAGVKPGEFQEFPVSLGPLPQVDRMVFKTLQTYSDGNVQRWIEEPTPGAEEPESPAPVLTLTAAGASASPTAGAPADDDDADEVEAEGVGLATGLGIAGLVAGVAGLLLGGLAFARTRRDPTA, encoded by the coding sequence ATGACCCGTCACCGGCGTTCCCTCACTGCCGTCGCCGCGCTGGCGCTCGGCGCCGTCGCCACCGCGGTGTTCGGCTTCGCGGCGCCCGCGTCGGCCCACGTCACGGTCAACCCGAAGGACGCGGCGCAGGGCGGGTACGCCCGGATCGCGTTCCGGGTGCCGAACGAGAGCGACACGGCGTCGACCACCAAGGTGGAGGTGGTGCTGCCGGAGAACGCCCCGGTCGGCTCGGTGTCGACCATGCCGGTGCCCGGCTGGACGGTGACGGTGGAGAAGCGCAAGGTCGACCCGCCGGTGGAGGTGCACGGCAGCCAGCTCAGCGAGGTGGTGTCGAAGCTGACCTGGACGGCCGCCGGGAACGCGGGGGTCAAGCCCGGCGAGTTCCAGGAGTTCCCGGTCTCGCTGGGCCCGCTGCCGCAGGTGGACCGGATGGTCTTCAAGACGCTGCAGACCTACTCCGACGGCAACGTGCAGCGCTGGATCGAGGAGCCGACGCCCGGTGCCGAGGAGCCGGAGAGCCCGGCGCCGGTGCTCACCCTCACCGCGGCCGGCGCGTCGGCCAGCCCCACCGCCGGAGCCCCGGCGGACGACGACGATGCCGACGAGGTCGAGGCCGAGGGCGTGGGCCTGGCGACCGGCCTCGGCATCGCCGGACTGGTCGCCGGCGTGGCGGGCCTGCTGCTCGGCGGGTTGGCGTTCGCGCGTACCCGCCGGGACCCGACGGCTTGA
- the orn gene encoding oligoribonuclease, producing the protein MPVADLLVWIDCEMTGLDLGRDKLIEVAALVTDPDLNVLGDGVDVVIHADEAALEAMPEIVATMHGKSGLTEEVRRSTVTLAEAEDMVLDYVTRYVKDPRTAPLCGNSIATDRGFITRDMPRLDAHLHYRMIDVSSIKELCRRWYPRVYFGQPQKGLAHRALADIRESIRELEYYRRTIFVPLPGPDVESAKAIAAQL; encoded by the coding sequence GTGCCGGTGGCTGATCTCCTCGTCTGGATCGACTGTGAGATGACCGGGTTGGACCTCGGCAGGGACAAGCTGATCGAGGTGGCCGCGCTCGTCACCGACCCCGACCTCAACGTGCTCGGGGACGGCGTCGACGTGGTGATCCACGCCGACGAGGCGGCGCTGGAGGCGATGCCGGAGATCGTGGCGACGATGCATGGCAAGTCGGGGTTGACCGAGGAGGTCCGCCGGTCGACGGTGACCCTGGCGGAGGCCGAGGACATGGTCCTCGACTACGTCACCCGCTACGTGAAGGATCCGCGTACCGCCCCGCTCTGCGGCAACTCCATCGCCACCGACCGGGGCTTCATCACCCGGGACATGCCGCGCCTCGACGCCCACCTTCACTACCGGATGATCGACGTCTCCTCGATCAAGGAGCTCTGCCGCCGCTGGTACCCGCGGGTGTACTTCGGTCAGCCGCAGAAGGGTCTCGCGCACCGGGCGCTGGCCGACATCCGGGAGAGCATCCGGGAGCTGGAGTACTACCGGCGCACGATCTTCGTCCCGCTGCCCGGGCCGGACGTGGAGAGCGCCAAGGCGATCGCCGCCCAGCTCTGA
- a CDS encoding glycosyltransferase family 87 protein: MPAKPAAPPAVTTEDAGGGRRVRRILAVLALAAVLPALYLPGLVHDFFDLKIYMRAMDWWAAGNPLYDYVQPDRVQGELYFTYPPFSALLLLPFGALPLGATVAIFTALTALAVVVTTRWLVLPVIDRHHLPRLFTLVVAVLLVLAVESTRETITFGQINMLLVVLILADLLFAVPQGRKWAGVGVGLATALKLFPGIFIVYLLATRRWRAAIVASATAAAATLLAAALAPRDSWRFWTHELWATDRVGRTDYTGNQSLFGLLSRITAPEQPSRLGWLLLVAVVAGYGLWRAARAARAGDALAGLALTGLVGALVSPITWTHHIYWFIPAVVVLADAAWRADPSTVAGARRRRRLAALAVGTTALIVYGVVTFYDWGVAPARTDSPVEFLVRNTYVLLSLLLLVTLPVRPGAPARESAPGREKSHQMDGLPE, translated from the coding sequence GTGCCAGCAAAACCCGCCGCACCGCCCGCCGTCACCACCGAGGACGCCGGCGGCGGCCGTCGGGTGCGTCGGATCCTCGCCGTGCTGGCGCTCGCCGCCGTGCTGCCGGCGCTCTACCTGCCGGGCCTGGTGCACGACTTCTTCGACCTGAAGATCTACATGCGGGCGATGGACTGGTGGGCCGCCGGCAATCCGCTCTACGACTACGTCCAGCCGGACCGGGTGCAGGGCGAGCTGTACTTCACCTACCCGCCGTTCAGCGCGCTGCTGCTGCTGCCGTTCGGGGCGCTGCCGCTGGGCGCCACCGTGGCAATCTTCACGGCGCTGACCGCGCTCGCCGTGGTGGTCACCACCCGGTGGCTGGTCCTGCCGGTGATCGACCGGCACCACCTGCCCCGGCTGTTCACCCTCGTGGTGGCGGTGCTGCTGGTGCTCGCCGTGGAGAGCACCCGCGAGACGATCACCTTTGGTCAGATCAACATGCTGCTGGTCGTGCTGATCCTGGCCGACCTGCTGTTCGCCGTACCGCAGGGGCGGAAGTGGGCGGGGGTGGGGGTCGGGCTGGCGACGGCGCTCAAGCTCTTCCCCGGCATCTTCATCGTCTACCTGCTGGCCACCCGGCGGTGGCGGGCCGCCATCGTGGCGAGCGCCACCGCCGCCGCGGCGACCCTGCTCGCCGCGGCCCTGGCACCACGGGACTCGTGGCGGTTCTGGACCCACGAGCTGTGGGCCACCGACCGCGTCGGCCGCACCGACTACACCGGCAACCAGTCGCTGTTCGGGCTGCTCAGCCGGATCACCGCACCGGAGCAGCCGTCCCGGCTGGGCTGGCTGCTGCTGGTCGCGGTCGTCGCCGGGTACGGGCTGTGGCGGGCGGCGCGGGCGGCCCGCGCCGGGGACGCGCTCGCCGGGCTGGCCCTGACCGGCCTGGTCGGGGCGCTGGTCAGCCCGATCACCTGGACGCACCACATCTACTGGTTCATCCCCGCGGTGGTGGTGCTGGCGGACGCCGCGTGGCGCGCCGATCCGTCCACCGTGGCCGGCGCCCGACGCCGCCGCCGGCTGGCCGCGCTGGCGGTGGGCACCACCGCCCTCATCGTGTACGGGGTGGTCACCTTCTACGACTGGGGGGTCGCCCCCGCGCGTACCGACTCGCCCGTGGAGTTCCTGGTCCGCAACACGTACGTGCTGCTCAGCCTGCTGCTGCTGGTCACGCTGCCGGTGCGACCCGGGGCACCCGCGCGGGAGTCGGCGCCGGGCCGGGAGAAGTCGCATCAAATGGACGGACTTCCCGAGTAG
- a CDS encoding copper resistance CopC/CopD family protein yields MIGMTAAIRRWSARLTATAGLLVTVVALLIAPAGPASAHAVLVSSSPVSSSVVPSAPAEVVLTFSESVRKVPGKIRVIAPDGDRADRGEPTFEGSVVTIPVDPAGGRGTYLVSFRVISADSHPVSGAFTYSVGAPSAPPVDTGDDSRADPVVGVAVKVAKYVGYVGLLLLVGPALVLAALWPRRLPRRGPARLAWVGLGLVTLSTVATLLLQVPYTAGGGLFEVTGEGLSVVLGSAFGAAHLVRLGLLAAAAFLLRPLLAGPVGRADLVILGVLGGAALLTWPVAGHPAASPAPAVSVVVDAVHLGSMAVWLGGLVMLAGFLLPRADERELGAILPIWSRWAALAVSALLLAGTVQALIEVATPSALVDTTYGRLVLAKIALFALVIGVAAYSRQLVRRRTGVERPGQVRRAVWVELAVSAVVLGATATLVQTTPARTAATDVAGSEAGYFSTTVSSSLYSLQIEIDPAERGNNTVHFYAYTPDNRPQPVVEWKATAALPSAGIEPIEVPLLPLTDNHATGEMNLPAAGEWQLRVTARTSDIDQATVTATVPIR; encoded by the coding sequence ATGATCGGCATGACTGCCGCCATCCGCCGTTGGTCCGCCCGATTGACCGCCACCGCCGGCCTGCTGGTCACCGTCGTCGCCCTGCTGATCGCCCCGGCCGGCCCGGCCAGCGCCCACGCGGTGCTGGTGAGCAGCAGCCCGGTCTCCTCCTCGGTGGTGCCGAGCGCGCCGGCCGAGGTGGTGCTGACGTTCAGCGAGTCGGTACGCAAGGTGCCCGGCAAGATCCGGGTGATCGCCCCGGACGGCGACCGCGCCGACCGGGGTGAGCCGACCTTCGAAGGCTCGGTGGTGACCATCCCGGTGGACCCGGCCGGCGGGCGGGGCACCTACCTGGTCAGCTTCCGGGTGATCTCCGCCGACAGCCACCCGGTCTCCGGGGCGTTCACCTACTCGGTCGGCGCGCCCTCGGCGCCCCCGGTCGACACCGGCGACGACAGCCGCGCCGACCCGGTGGTCGGCGTCGCGGTCAAGGTCGCCAAGTACGTCGGCTACGTCGGGCTGCTGCTGCTCGTCGGCCCGGCGCTGGTGCTCGCCGCGCTCTGGCCGCGGCGGCTGCCCCGGCGCGGTCCGGCCCGGCTGGCCTGGGTCGGCCTCGGCCTGGTGACGCTCTCCACCGTGGCGACCCTGCTGCTCCAGGTGCCGTACACCGCCGGCGGTGGGCTCTTCGAGGTGACCGGGGAGGGGTTGAGCGTGGTGCTGGGCAGCGCCTTCGGCGCCGCGCACCTGGTCCGGTTGGGGCTGCTGGCCGCGGCGGCGTTCCTGCTCCGCCCGCTGCTGGCCGGGCCGGTCGGCCGGGCCGACCTGGTCATCCTGGGCGTGCTGGGCGGGGCCGCGCTGCTGACCTGGCCGGTGGCCGGGCACCCGGCGGCCTCGCCGGCGCCGGCGGTCTCGGTGGTCGTCGACGCGGTGCACCTGGGCAGCATGGCGGTCTGGCTGGGCGGGCTGGTGATGCTCGCCGGCTTCCTGCTGCCCCGGGCCGACGAGCGGGAGCTGGGCGCCATCCTGCCGATCTGGTCCCGCTGGGCGGCGCTCGCGGTCTCCGCGCTGCTGCTCGCCGGCACCGTCCAGGCGCTGATCGAGGTGGCCACCCCGAGCGCCCTGGTGGACACCACGTACGGCCGGCTGGTGCTGGCCAAGATCGCGCTGTTCGCGCTGGTGATCGGCGTGGCCGCGTACTCCCGTCAGCTGGTGCGCCGGCGTACCGGGGTGGAGCGGCCGGGGCAGGTGCGCCGGGCGGTCTGGGTGGAGCTGGCCGTCAGCGCCGTGGTGCTCGGCGCGACCGCGACCCTGGTGCAGACCACCCCGGCCCGCACCGCCGCCACCGACGTGGCCGGCTCCGAGGCCGGCTACTTCTCCACCACCGTGTCCAGCTCCCTCTACTCCCTGCAGATCGAGATCGACCCGGCCGAACGGGGCAACAACACCGTGCACTTCTACGCGTACACGCCGGACAACCGGCCGCAGCCGGTGGTCGAGTGGAAGGCCACCGCCGCGCTGCCGTCGGCCGGGATCGAACCGATCGAGGTTCCGCTGTTGCCGCTGACCGACAACCACGCCACCGGCGAGATGAACCTGCCGGCGGCGGGGGAGTGGCAGCTGCGCGTCACCGCCCGTACGTCCGACATCGACCAGGCCACGGTGACCGCCACCGTGCCGATCCGTTAG